The Flavobacterium sp. HJ-32-4 genome contains a region encoding:
- a CDS encoding response regulator: MSERSILVIDDEQAIRRLLELTLEPAGYKVATAATGSDGIALAANRPPDLILLDLGLPDRDGQEVLARLREWYFRPIIILSAKDAETEIVKALDHGANDYLTKPFRQLELLARIRSAVRDADTTKANPVMTFGAVTLDFAARTVIRSGELVKLTTTEYALLALLAGNEGRVLTHQFLLRAVWGPTYVEETQYLRVFIGQLRKKLEDDPNRPRYLLTESGIGYRFQSG, translated from the coding sequence ATGTCTGAGCGTTCGATATTGGTCATAGACGACGAACAGGCGATCCGCCGCCTGCTGGAGCTGACGCTGGAACCGGCCGGGTACAAAGTGGCCACAGCCGCCACCGGTTCCGACGGGATCGCCCTGGCTGCCAACCGTCCGCCCGACCTGATTCTCCTCGATCTCGGTTTGCCGGATAGGGACGGACAGGAGGTATTGGCCCGCCTGCGCGAATGGTACTTCCGGCCCATCATCATCCTGTCGGCCAAAGATGCCGAAACGGAAATCGTGAAAGCACTCGACCATGGCGCGAATGATTACCTCACCAAACCGTTCCGACAGCTGGAACTCCTGGCCCGCATCCGTTCCGCCGTCCGCGATGCCGATACGACCAAGGCAAATCCGGTCATGACGTTTGGTGCCGTAACCCTCGATTTTGCCGCCCGCACCGTCATCCGTTCGGGTGAACTGGTCAAACTGACCACAACCGAGTACGCCTTACTGGCGCTGCTCGCCGGCAACGAAGGACGCGTGTTGACGCACCAGTTCCTGCTCCGGGCCGTGTGGGGTCCGACCTATGTGGAAGAAACCCAATACCTCCGCGTGTTTATCGGCCAGTTGCGGAAGAAACTCGAAGACGATCCGAACCGACCGCGGTATCTGCTGACCGAGTCGGGGATCGGGTATCGATTCCAGTCCGGATAA